DNA from Aureimonas sp. AU20:
GAAATCGTCGATCGCCTGCGTGGTCACGCCCGGCTTCACGATGTCCGCCAGCCTGTCGAGACAGGTCGCCGTCAACTGGCAGGCGCGGCGCATGCCCTCGAAGGCTTCCGCCCCGTAGAGGCGGATCGAGCCGGTGTTGCGAAGGGGCTGGGCCTCGGCCTCAAGATAGATGGTCATCGGGAAACACTGGAATCCATGGGCCGCGCGAGGGCGGCGTTTGCAAGCAGATGTCGCATCGATGCGAGCGGTCTTCAACCCCAAAGCGCCAGGGGCCGCGCCTTGCGCGAAGCGCCTGCGCGGCCCGACGCGGCGTCAGCCGCGAACGTAGCGCCCCGGCGCGTCCTCGATCGGCGCGAGCGTGCCGCCGCCGGGCTCTCGCGCCGGCACCTGCTCGCTTCCGCCCAGAGCGGAAATCCAGGCTTGCCAATGTGGCCACCAGGAGCCGGGCGTTTCCTCGGCGGTTTTCCACCAGTCCTCGTAGGTCACGTCCCGCGCGGGGGCCGCCCCTGTCCAGAACCGATATTTCTGCTTGGCCGGCGGATTCACGACGCCGGCGATATGGCCCGAGGCCGTCACGACATAGGTGGTGGGCCCGCCAAGCGCGAGGCTGCCCTCGTAGACGCTGATCGCCGGGGCGATATGATCCTCGCGGGTCGCCAGATTGTAGACGGGAATGGTGACGGTGGAGAGATCGAGCGGCACGCCCGTGATCTCCATTTCGCCGCGCGCCAGCCGGTTCTCGAAATAGCAGGCGCGGAGATAGAAGAGGTGGTTCGTCTTGGCCATGCGCGTGGCGTCGGCGTTCCAGAAAAGAAGGTCGAAAGGCGCCGGCTCCTTGCCCTTCAAATAGTTGCTGACCACATAGGGCCAGATCAGCTCGCCCGAGCGCAGGAGGTTAAAGGTCGTCGCCATGCGCGTGCCTTCGAGATAGCCGCGCTCCATGATCTTTTCGAGCTCGGCCAGCTGCTGCTCGTCCACGAAGACCTTGAGATCGCCTGAATGGCGAAAGTCGATCTGCGTGGTCAACAGCGTCGCGGAGCGGATGCGCTCGTCGCCGCGTGCCTTGAGATAGGCCAGCGCAGCGCTGAGAAGCGTGCCCCCGACGCAATAGCCGATCGCGTTGACATCCTCTTCGCCGGTCGAAGCCTTCACCGTGTCGAGGCCGAAGACCAGCCCCTCCTCGATATAGTCGCCCCAGTCCTTGTCCGCATGGCGCGCGTCGGGATTGACCCAGGAGATCACGAAGACCGTGTGACCCTGCTCGACCATCCAGCGGATCAGAGATTTTTCGGCATTGAGGTCGAGAATGTAGAAACGGTTGATCCAGGGCGGGGAGATCAGGATCGGTCGCTTGGCGACCGTCTCCGTCAGCGGTGCATATTGGATGATCTGGCAAAGCTCGTTTTCGGCGACCACCTTGCCCGGCGTCGTTGCTACGTTCTCACCGACCCGGAAGGTCTCTTCGCAGGACTGACGCAGCTTCAGAAAGCCTTCGCCGCGCGCCATGTCCTCGGCGAACATGCGCATGCCGCGCACCAGATTCTCGCCGTTCTCCGCCATGGTCTCGCGGTAGAGTTCGGGATTGGTGGCGATGAAATTGGCCGGCGACAGGGCGTTGAGGATCACGCGGGTGTAGAAGGCCGCCTTGTGTTTGGTGTGGGGGTCGAGCGCGTCGGCATCGCGCACCAGAGCGCTCGACCAGTCGTTCAGGACGCCATAGCCCTCGCGCAGGAAGGCAAAGAGCGGATGGCGATGCCAGTCCTCGTCGGCGAAGCGCTTGTCGGGCTTGGCCGGCGGAGCGACCGGCTGGCCGCTGGCGCGCGCCAACGAATTGGCCCAGACCCCCATGAAGCCGGCCATCAGCTTGGCCTGCGCCTGAAAGGCCCGCTGCGGGTCGCTCAGCCAATAGTCGCCGACCTCTGATAAGGTCGAGACCACGTCGCCATAGCTGATCGGCCCGTCGCGCACCACGCCCCGCTCGCGCGGCTCGACCCAGGCCGAAGCCGCCTTGCCCAGATGCTCCAGCATATGCGCGACGTTGCGCGCGAAGGCTTCCGGGTCGCGCACGGCATAACCCTTGAACGGATCGGCATCGGGGTTCGGGGAGGCGGGCCGCGTGCTGTTCATGAGGTCTCCTTCTGCCGGCGACATAAGCATGATTTGGGTCCGCTTTCAGCGGGCGGGATGGAGTGGCGGGCGGAATTCGTCGCGGCGGCGCAGCAAGAGCGGACCGGAATCGACCCATTCCCAACCCGCACGGCTTTAGGTAAAGAAGGCCTGGATCGGATCGGGATGCGGCACATGGTGAAGAGACGCTTGGGATTGGTGGCGACGCTCGCCCTTATCGGCGCGCCTCTCTCCGCCTGCCAGCCCCTGCTTCCGCGCGACGACACGCCTACCATCCTTCCACGCTTGGCGACGGCTCCGAATTCCGGCCCCTCGGCCCAGCGGATGGATGCGAACGGATATCCATTGATCGGCGCTTATCCCAAGGCGGCGACGCAGCAGGTTTCCAACGAGGACGTACAGGCGACTCGAGACCGTTTTGCGAATGTCGAGGCGCGTTCCGTCCCGCCGTCCGACACGGCCTATCGCAGCCGTGTGGTTGAGATGCAGACGCTTGCGGCCAGGCAGCAGGCCGAGGCCGAAGCGCGGCTGCGCGCCGCGAGCACGGGCGAGGCGGCGGGAGACGCCGCCAGCAGCCGGGCGCAGTAGAGCGCCGCCGACCCCTGAGAAGGGTCGATGTGCCCGGCCTCAGCGGACGCTCAACAGAATAATGAGCCCCGGCGCGCGCCAGACGAATGGCGTTGCGGTTCCGGCAGTCCGTCCTGATTCGAAAGCAGATCCGATGACCGAAGAGTTTCACAAAGTCCGCCGCCTTCCGCCTTACGTCTTCGAAGAGGTGAATAAGAAGAAGGCGGCCGCGCGCGCCCGGGGCGTCGACATTATCGACCTCGGGATGGGCAACCCCGATCTCCCGACGCCGAAATTCGTCGTCGACAAGCTGTGCGAGGCGATTCGCGATCCGCGCACGCATCGCTATTCCGCATCCAAGGGCATCGCCGGCCTTCGCCGCGCCCAGGCCGCCTATTACGAGCGGCGCTTCAACGTGAAGCTCAATCCCGACACGCAGATCGTCGCGACGCTGGGCTCCAAGGAAGGTTTCGCCAACATGGCGCAGGCGATCACCGCGCCCGGCGACGTGGTCCTCTGCCCGAACCCGACCTATCCCATCCACGCCTTCGGCTTCCTGATGACGGGCGGCACGATCCGCTCCATCCCCGCGCAGCCGGACGAGGACTTCCTGCGGGCGATCGACCGCGCCGTGCGCCACTCGATCCCCAAGCCCATCGCTATCATCCTGAACTATCCGTCAAATCCGACGGCCTACGAGGCGACGCTCGACTTCTATGCAGAGGTCGTGAAATTCGCCAAGCAGCACGAGATCATCATCCTGTCCGATCTTGCCTATGCCGAGATCTTCTTCGACGGCGCGCCGCCGCCGTCCGTCCTGGAAGTGCCGGGCGCGATGGACGTGACGGTGGAGTTCACCTCCATGTCGAAGACCTTCTCCATGCCGGGTTGGC
Protein-coding regions in this window:
- the phaC gene encoding class I poly(R)-hydroxyalkanoic acid synthase; the protein is MNSTRPASPNPDADPFKGYAVRDPEAFARNVAHMLEHLGKAASAWVEPRERGVVRDGPISYGDVVSTLSEVGDYWLSDPQRAFQAQAKLMAGFMGVWANSLARASGQPVAPPAKPDKRFADEDWHRHPLFAFLREGYGVLNDWSSALVRDADALDPHTKHKAAFYTRVILNALSPANFIATNPELYRETMAENGENLVRGMRMFAEDMARGEGFLKLRQSCEETFRVGENVATTPGKVVAENELCQIIQYAPLTETVAKRPILISPPWINRFYILDLNAEKSLIRWMVEQGHTVFVISWVNPDARHADKDWGDYIEEGLVFGLDTVKASTGEEDVNAIGYCVGGTLLSAALAYLKARGDERIRSATLLTTQIDFRHSGDLKVFVDEQQLAELEKIMERGYLEGTRMATTFNLLRSGELIWPYVVSNYLKGKEPAPFDLLFWNADATRMAKTNHLFYLRACYFENRLARGEMEITGVPLDLSTVTIPVYNLATREDHIAPAISVYEGSLALGGPTTYVVTASGHIAGVVNPPAKQKYRFWTGAAPARDVTYEDWWKTAEETPGSWWPHWQAWISALGGSEQVPAREPGGGTLAPIEDAPGRYVRG
- a CDS encoding LL-diaminopimelate aminotransferase, coding for MTEEFHKVRRLPPYVFEEVNKKKAAARARGVDIIDLGMGNPDLPTPKFVVDKLCEAIRDPRTHRYSASKGIAGLRRAQAAYYERRFNVKLNPDTQIVATLGSKEGFANMAQAITAPGDVVLCPNPTYPIHAFGFLMTGGTIRSIPAQPDEDFLRAIDRAVRHSIPKPIAIILNYPSNPTAYEATLDFYAEVVKFAKQHEIIILSDLAYAEIFFDGAPPPSVLEVPGAMDVTVEFTSMSKTFSMPGWRVGFAVGNERLIAALARVKSYLDYGAFTPIQVAATAALNAGDAAIEEVRGVYRHRRNVLVESFGRAGFHVPPPSSTMFAWAQIPEPYRHMGSVEFSKMLIEKADVAVAPGVGFGEYGDDFVRIALVENEHRIRQAARNLRRFLATEQDQGQKAAAGAAR